One Pectobacterium colocasium DNA segment encodes these proteins:
- a CDS encoding tyrosine-type recombinase/integrase, with product MDHIRTNTFMFDNGERYCHVINSLTGEPLFDPNLYITTNVRSKSVSINTMEVVAGSLVLLYRFFHMREIDIVDRITRMEFLSSYEIDALADFASKNFKNREKTSGSRSVKAPTKYFRLTFICHYLDWLYHHHLPHSVDVNLDARITRMVAELKNKRPDSDGYRDYIPEKSLTKAQQDILFNVVSVGSALNPFSPEVQTRNRLIILLLFSYGIRAGELLNLRISDIDFACSSITIQRRANDKSDPRVKQPLVKTRGRVLLSEEAVMSELYNYIQQDRLKIRNAKKNDFLFITYKKGDTEGNPLSMSAYRKIIHTISQCSPELYGVTGHQLRHTWNDHFSSMSDAHGLSEVREGQCRVYCMGWVPGSEMAMIYNKRHLTKKANETSLAVQQEIIREML from the coding sequence ATGGATCATATTAGAACGAATACATTTATGTTTGATAATGGTGAGCGATATTGCCATGTTATTAACAGTCTGACAGGAGAGCCGCTTTTTGATCCTAATCTTTATATAACGACAAACGTCAGGAGCAAATCAGTGTCGATTAATACAATGGAGGTGGTTGCCGGAAGTCTGGTATTACTTTATCGATTTTTTCATATGAGAGAAATAGACATCGTGGATCGGATCACCCGAATGGAATTTTTAAGTTCTTATGAAATTGATGCACTGGCTGATTTCGCTTCGAAAAACTTCAAAAATAGGGAAAAAACGTCCGGTAGCAGAAGTGTGAAAGCGCCGACAAAGTATTTCAGACTGACGTTTATTTGCCATTACCTTGACTGGCTATACCATCATCACTTACCGCATTCGGTAGACGTAAATCTTGACGCCCGGATCACAAGGATGGTGGCTGAACTGAAAAATAAAAGACCTGATTCTGACGGATATCGTGACTATATCCCTGAAAAGTCCTTAACGAAGGCGCAGCAAGATATTCTGTTTAACGTAGTCAGCGTCGGGTCTGCATTAAATCCGTTTTCTCCTGAGGTTCAGACACGGAACAGGCTCATCATTTTATTACTGTTCAGTTACGGGATCAGAGCCGGTGAGCTTTTAAATCTCCGGATCAGTGATATTGATTTTGCCTGTTCCTCTATTACTATCCAGCGCCGCGCCAATGACAAATCAGATCCAAGGGTTAAGCAGCCGCTTGTCAAAACGCGGGGAAGGGTGCTCCTCTCTGAGGAAGCGGTCATGTCTGAATTATATAATTACATCCAGCAAGACAGGCTAAAAATAAGAAATGCAAAGAAAAATGATTTTCTTTTTATTACCTATAAGAAAGGGGATACAGAGGGAAATCCCCTGTCGATGTCGGCTTACCGGAAAATCATCCATACGATTAGCCAGTGCTCACCGGAGTTGTACGGGGTAACCGGGCATCAACTGAGACACACATGGAATGATCACTTTTCTTCCATGTCAGATGCCCATGGTCTTTCTGAGGTGAGAGAAGGGCAATGCAGAGTGTATTGTATGGGCTGGGTGCCGGGCTCTGAGATGGCGATGATCTACAACAAAAGACATCTTACTAAAAAGGCAAATGAAACCTCACTGGCTGTTCAGCAAGAAATCATCAGGGAGATGTTATGA